One region of Sphingomonas abietis genomic DNA includes:
- a CDS encoding competence/damage-inducible protein A, with product MDDTRIWTAAIAVIGDEILSGRTQDRNIAQIALWLNLQGIRLVEVRVVADDRAAIAEAVTTLAGRNDYLFTTGGIGPTHDDITVDAIAAAFGLDVVVHPRARAILEDYYATRGGVNEGRLRMARVPAGAELIENRVSGAPGIRLNNIFILAGVPHIAGQMIEALSGTLEGGKPLLSAVLGSWAPESEIAGLLLATEKAHEGCQIGSYPFFREGRVGANFVIRSTEQDRLDRCVADLATALAQAGYETTPGGI from the coding sequence ATGGACGATACACGCATCTGGACCGCCGCGATCGCCGTGATCGGCGACGAGATTCTCTCGGGCCGGACGCAGGACCGCAATATCGCGCAGATCGCGCTGTGGCTGAACCTGCAAGGCATCCGCCTCGTCGAGGTGCGCGTCGTCGCGGACGATAGGGCGGCGATCGCCGAAGCGGTGACGACGCTGGCCGGGCGCAACGATTATCTGTTCACGACCGGCGGCATCGGGCCGACCCATGACGATATCACGGTGGATGCGATCGCCGCCGCTTTCGGGCTGGACGTGGTCGTCCACCCGCGCGCGCGCGCCATTCTCGAGGATTATTACGCCACGCGCGGCGGCGTCAACGAAGGCCGGCTGCGGATGGCGCGGGTGCCGGCCGGGGCCGAGCTGATCGAGAACCGCGTCTCGGGCGCGCCCGGCATCCGGCTCAACAACATCTTCATCCTCGCCGGCGTGCCGCACATCGCCGGCCAGATGATCGAGGCGCTGAGCGGCACCCTGGAAGGCGGCAAGCCTTTGCTGTCCGCAGTGTTGGGCAGCTGGGCGCCGGAAAGCGAGATCGCTGGCCTGCTGCTCGCCACCGAAAAGGCGCATGAGGGCTGCCAGATCGGCAGTTACCCCTTCTTCCGCGAAGGCCGTGTCGGCGCGAATTTCGTGATCCGATCGACCGAGCAGGACCGGCTCGACCGCTGTGTCGCCGATCTGGCAACGGCCCTGGCGCAAGCGGGCTACGAGACCACGCCGGGCGGAATCTAG
- the map gene encoding type I methionyl aminopeptidase, with translation MTNYLSVSAHDVIERDGAIKLYDEAGFAGMQAAGQLAARILDALVPHVVPGVTTEALDDIVRRMTLDAGGVPGTLGYRGYTKSCCTSINHVVCHGIPAAKPLKDGDIVNIDVTPVLDGWHGDTSRMFLVGDVPLKAKRLVDVTYECLMLGIEQAKPGNRLGDVSHVIQQHAEKHRYGVVRDFCGHGVGRVFHDAPEVVHVGKPGTGPELKPGMIFTIEPMINIGRPDVKMLDDGWTAVTRDRSLSAQFEHSIGITETGCQIFTKSPMGLDHPPYA, from the coding sequence ATGACCAACTACCTCTCCGTATCCGCCCATGACGTGATCGAGCGCGACGGCGCCATCAAGCTGTATGATGAAGCCGGCTTCGCGGGCATGCAGGCGGCGGGCCAGCTCGCCGCGCGGATCCTCGACGCGCTCGTCCCCCATGTCGTGCCGGGCGTCACCACCGAAGCGCTGGACGATATCGTCCGCCGGATGACCCTGGACGCCGGCGGCGTGCCCGGCACGCTCGGCTATCGCGGCTATACCAAGAGCTGCTGCACCTCGATCAACCATGTCGTCTGCCATGGCATCCCCGCCGCCAAGCCGCTCAAGGACGGCGACATCGTCAATATCGACGTGACGCCGGTGCTGGACGGCTGGCACGGCGACACCAGCCGGATGTTCCTGGTCGGCGACGTGCCGCTCAAGGCGAAGCGGCTGGTGGACGTGACCTATGAATGCCTGATGCTGGGGATCGAGCAGGCCAAGCCCGGCAACCGGCTCGGCGATGTCAGCCATGTCATCCAGCAACATGCCGAGAAGCATCGCTACGGCGTGGTGCGGGATTTCTGCGGCCATGGCGTCGGCCGCGTGTTCCACGACGCGCCCGAGGTGGTGCATGTCGGCAAGCCCGGCACCGGGCCGGAGCTCAAGCCCGGCATGATCTTCACGATCGAGCCGATGATCAACATCGGCCGCCCCGACGTGAAGATGCTCGACGATGGCTGGACGGCGGTGACGCGCGATCGCTCGCTGTCGGCACAATTCGAACATTCGATCGGCATCACTGAAACCGGATGCCAGATCTTCACGAAGAGTCCCATGGGGCTGGATCACCCGCCCTACGCCTGA
- a CDS encoding peroxiredoxin — protein MTLRLLPGRMALACAALAFTAPAMAALPVGATAPTFATQASLAGKEMPFDLAKALKKGPVVLYFYPAAFTSGCTIEAHDFAEATDGFHKLGATVIGVSADSIDVLDKFSVTECRNKFAVAAATPQMIADYDVKLATSTRANRTSYVIAPDGKVIFAYSAMDPAGHVEKTMDAVKAWKAAHKKG, from the coding sequence ATGACGCTGCGCCTCCTGCCCGGCCGCATGGCCCTCGCCTGCGCCGCCCTCGCCTTCACGGCGCCCGCCATGGCAGCGCTGCCGGTCGGCGCAACGGCGCCCACCTTCGCCACCCAGGCAAGCCTCGCCGGCAAGGAGATGCCGTTCGATCTCGCCAAGGCGCTGAAGAAGGGGCCGGTGGTGCTCTATTTCTATCCGGCCGCCTTCACCTCGGGCTGCACCATCGAGGCGCATGACTTCGCCGAGGCGACCGACGGCTTCCACAAGCTCGGCGCCACCGTGATCGGCGTGTCGGCGGATTCGATCGACGTGCTCGACAAATTCTCGGTCACCGAATGCCGCAACAAGTTCGCAGTCGCCGCCGCCACGCCGCAGATGATCGCGGACTATGACGTCAAGCTGGCGACCAGCACCCGCGCCAACCGCACCAGCTATGTCATCGCCCCCGACGGCAAGGTGATCTTCGCTTATTCGGCGATGGATCCGGCCGGCCATGTCGAGAAGACGATGGACGCGGTGAAGGCCTGGAAGGCCGCCCACAAGAAGGGCTGA